The following nucleotide sequence is from Nesterenkonia xinjiangensis.
TGCAACCTCGTCGAGAGCCTTGCCGCGGCGTGCCGCCACGGCCTGGGGCTCCTCGAGCTGCTTCAGCGCGTCGATGGTGCCGTGCACGATGTTGATCGCGTTCACCGAGCCCATGGACTTGGTGAGCACGTCGTGGATGCCTGCGCACTCCAGCACGGCACGGACCGGACCACCGGCGATCACACCGGTACCCGGGGATGCCGGACGCAGCAGCACGACGCCGGCGGCGTCCTCACCGGTGACCAGGTGCGGGATGGTGGAGCCGACGCGCGGAACGCGGAAGAAGTTCTTCTTGGCCTCCTCCACGCCCTTCTGGATCGCGGCGGGCACCTCCTTGGCCTTGCCGTAGCCGACGCCGACCATGCCGTCACCGTCGCCGACGACGACCAGGGCAGTGAAGCTGAAGCGACGACCACCCTTGACGACCTTGGAGACGCGGTTGATGGTCACGACGCGCTCGAGGAACTTGTCCCGATCGTCGTCGCGGGCGCCGCGGCCTCGGCCCTCGCCGCGACCACGCCCACGGCCACCACGGCCGCCGCGCTCGTCACGACCGCCTCGACCGGAGCCCTTGTCAGCGGCCTGCTGGGTCTCGCCGGCCTGCGGCTGCTGAGCAGCCTGGGCGGCGTTCTCGTTGGCCTCAGTCACAGATGAGTCCTTCACAGTGTTGTCGGTGTTCTCACTCACAGCTTCAGACCACCCTCCCGAGCCCCGTCAGCGACGGCGGCCACGCGACCGTGGTACTTGTTGCCGCCGCGGTCGAAGACCACAGCGCCGATGCCGGCGGCCTGGGCGCGCTCGGCGATCAGCTCGCCGACCTTCTTCGCCTTGGCGGTCTTGTCACCGTCGAAGCTGCGCAGGTCCGCCTCCATCGTGGTGGCGGAGACCAGCGTGCGGCTGCGGGCGTCGTCGACGACCTGAGCCACCATGTGGCGGGCGGAACGGGTGACCACCAGGCGCGGACGCTCGGCGGACCCGCTGATCTTCTTGCGCAGGCGGAGGTGGCGACGGCCGCGGGCAGCGGACTTCGACTTGCCCTTGATACCAATAGCCATGCGTTACTTACCTGCCTTTCCGGCCTTGCGGCGAATCTGCTCGCCCTCGTAGCGCACGCCTTTGCCCTTGTACGGGTCAGGCTTGCGCAGCTTGCGGATGTTGGCGGCGACTTCGCCGACCTGCTGCTTGTCGATGCCGGAGACCGCGAGCTTG
It contains:
- the rplR gene encoding 50S ribosomal protein L18, which produces MAIGIKGKSKSAARGRRHLRLRKKISGSAERPRLVVTRSARHMVAQVVDDARSRTLVSATTMEADLRSFDGDKTAKAKKVGELIAERAQAAGIGAVVFDRGGNKYHGRVAAVADGAREGGLKL
- the rpsE gene encoding 30S ribosomal protein S5, with the protein product MTEANENAAQAAQQPQAGETQQAADKGSGRGGRDERGGRGGRGRGRGEGRGRGARDDDRDKFLERVVTINRVSKVVKGGRRFSFTALVVVGDGDGMVGVGYGKAKEVPAAIQKGVEEAKKNFFRVPRVGSTIPHLVTGEDAAGVVLLRPASPGTGVIAGGPVRAVLECAGIHDVLTKSMGSVNAINIVHGTIDALKQLEEPQAVAARRGKALDEVAPAPMLRTMEADREARAQKAGA